In the Henningerozyma blattae CBS 6284 chromosome 8, complete genome genome, one interval contains:
- the HTC1 gene encoding Htc1p (similar to Saccharomyces cerevisiae YPL067C; ancestral locus Anc_8.533) yields MTNSNNTKINLKILEPTNHVASWPEIQTIIKSGQLPELRRTPECNDKYQLFKKNLASRNVSVAQHMLNQLGWNMDENNRLNQTGFPDLESKVKASFASRESFKILQNDFPYSYDPQIVHLLIWSKIKLPIYKDESINLKNEELNSKINRFLKLNMEGRENVIDYDWFINYTVLQSIEAVSHIHLLVYLKDVESFDLKAFSTSFIPLSD; encoded by the coding sequence ATGACGAATTCAAACAATACAAAAATCAACCTCAAGATTCTGGAACCTACTAATCATGTTGCCTCTTGGCCCGAAATCCAGACTATTATCAAATCGGGACAATTACCAGAATTAAGGAGAACCCCTGAATGTAATGACAAGTatcaattgtttaaaaaaaacttagCTTCACGAAATGTATCGGTGGCTCAACATATGCTGAATCAACTTGGTTGGAATATGGACGAAAATAATAGGTTGAATCAAACTGGGTTCCCGGACTTGGAATCTAAAGTTAAAGCTTCGTTTGCGTCTCGTGAGTCATTCAAAATCTTACAGAACGACTTCCCTTACAGTTATGACCCCCAAATTGTACATCTCTTGATTTGGTCTAAGATCAAACTACCCATCTATAAGGATGAATCgattaatttgaaaaatgagGAATTGAATTCCAAGATCAATagatttttgaaattaaatatggAAGGGAGAGAAAATGTGATTGATTACGATtggtttattaattatacaGTTTTACAAAGTATTGAAGCTGTTTCACATATTCATTTGTTGgtatatttgaaagatgTTGAATCGTTTGATTTGAAAGCGTTCAGCACCTCCTTCATTCCTTTATCAGATTAG
- the TBLA0H03565 gene encoding uncharacterized protein (similar to Saccharomyces cerevisiae YPL068C; ancestral locus Anc_8.534): MQLRSTTILASERILSNGLIDESKEKVKKTKPIRQTKNKVLKQRQNQKKKLVDSIQTSKTEKTKVEKLKVEKLKVEKLKVEKPKLEKPKPIIRDIPHLQRPSYHTTHIQRHLPEVQKNIIANIPRTIEAIDSHLSRFYSGNNIPAYLDTSQLELIRLPSDSYYYNNIQSELSTLFNILFQDSISLDTNVPNTSNYNQKFRFNSLPKGQINIDSISNHYNIDLLQLSSLFNLSNNESITDNNSTTINPMNIPIQQKYKNEIKSINRKLDKPLIKEKNNNLIWPDKLYSLKQKQKKLTSNNNTSIKNPISDENIPFLS, encoded by the coding sequence ATGCAATTAAGAAGCACTACTATATTAGCTTCTGAAAGAATCCTTTCTAATGGTTTGATAGATGAATCTAAAGAAAAAGTGAAAAAGACTAAACCTATAAGACAAACAAAGAATAAAGTTTTGAAACAAAgacaaaatcaaaaaaaaaaattagtagATTCCATACAAACTTctaaaacagaaaaaacTAAAGTAGAAAAACTTAAAGTAGAAAAACTTAAAGTAGAAAAACTTAAAGTTGAAAAAccaaaattagaaaaaccTAAACCAATTATAAGAGATATTCCTCATTTACAGCGACCTTCATATCATACAACTCATATTCAACGACATCTACCTGAAGTACAAAAAAACATCATCGCTAACATTCCAAGGACTATTGAAGCAATAGATTCACATTTGTCACGGTTCTATTCTGGTAATAACATACCGGCGTACCTTGATACATCACAATTAGAATTGATTAGATTACCATCagattcttattattataataatattcaatcaGAATTATCCAccttatttaatatattatttcaagATTCAATATCTCTAGATACAAATGTTCCAAATACGTCTAATTACAATCAAAAATTTCGTTTCAATTCATTACCAAAAGGTCAGATAAATATAGATTCgatttcaaatcattataaCATCgatttattacaattatctagtttatttaatctttcaaataatgaatcaaTCACcgataataattcaacaaCTATAAACCCAATGAATATACCAAttcaacaaaaatataaaaatgaaatcaaGTCgattaatagaaaattagataaacctctaattaaagaaaaaaataacaatttaatttggccagataaattatattctttaaaacaaaaacaaaaaaaattgacaagtaataataatacttccATTAAAAATCCAATCTCCGATGAAAATATTCCCTTCTTATCATAA